A single Paenibacillus kribbensis DNA region contains:
- a CDS encoding aldo/keto reductase — protein MAEQVRIGKTDLYVKPIGLGANAVGGHNLFSGLNDETGKEVVRTALDNGINFLDTAFIYGPEHSERLIGEVLKERGKRDEAVIATKGAHKFVNGEVVFDNSPAFLRDSVESSLKRLQTDTIDLFYIHFPDEATPKAEAVGELKKLKDEGKIKAIGVSNFSIEQLKDANSDGYVDVLQSEYNLLQREAEKELLPYTKANGISFVPYFPLAAGLLGGKYTKDTTFTDIRAKNPLFQGETFARNLEKVEQVRQIANALNAEVAHVVLAWYLTRDSIDALIPGAKKPEQVLENLKTLNVQLSQAEIDKIDRIFK, from the coding sequence TTGGCAGAGCAAGTGCGTATTGGCAAAACAGATTTATATGTAAAACCAATCGGTTTGGGTGCAAATGCGGTAGGAGGACATAATCTTTTTTCTGGTTTGAACGATGAAACGGGCAAAGAGGTCGTTCGCACAGCTTTGGATAACGGCATCAATTTTCTGGATACGGCTTTTATTTACGGACCTGAGCACTCTGAACGGTTGATTGGCGAGGTGTTGAAAGAACGAGGCAAACGTGATGAAGCCGTGATCGCAACCAAGGGAGCACACAAATTTGTGAACGGAGAGGTTGTTTTTGACAACTCGCCGGCATTTTTGCGTGACTCTGTCGAATCCAGTCTGAAAAGATTGCAAACGGATACTATTGATTTGTTTTACATTCATTTCCCGGATGAAGCAACGCCGAAGGCAGAAGCAGTCGGAGAACTGAAGAAGCTCAAGGACGAGGGTAAGATTAAAGCGATTGGCGTATCCAATTTCTCCATTGAACAGTTGAAGGATGCGAATAGCGACGGCTATGTGGATGTGCTTCAATCCGAATATAATTTACTCCAACGGGAAGCGGAAAAGGAACTGCTGCCTTACACCAAGGCGAATGGCATTTCATTTGTGCCTTATTTCCCGCTGGCAGCCGGGTTGCTGGGCGGAAAATATACGAAGGATACAACCTTCACGGACATCAGAGCCAAAAATCCGCTGTTCCAGGGAGAAACATTTGCCCGCAATCTGGAAAAGGTGGAGCAGGTGCGGCAGATTGCCAATGCATTGAATGCTGAGGTAGCTCATGTTGTGCTCGCATGGTATTTGACACGCGACTCGATTGATGCGCTCATTCCAGGGGCGAAAAAACCGGAGCAGGTGCTGGAGAATTTGAAAACGCTGAATGTTCAGCTGAGTCAGGCGGAGATCGACAAGATTGACCGCATTTTCAAATGA
- the licT gene encoding BglG family transcription antiterminator LicT, giving the protein MNIAKVINNNVISVYQSDGTELVVMGRGIAFKKKPGDKVDETRIQKVFALKNKQTSDNFKMLLREVPLDLIVIVEEIINDAKHNLNRKLNENIYVSLTDHINFAVERYREGLEIKNALLWEIKQLYKEEFAIGLKTLEQIKQRLGIELPVDEAAFIAIHIVNAEMNEEVITTMSITKFIQQIINIAKYHFKVDFDEDSLSYFRFITHLKFFAQRVFKGNHYENNYDHLYDMIKEKHKEAAACTEKIGAFVKKEYNHELTNEEKLYLTVHIERVVNR; this is encoded by the coding sequence ATGAATATAGCAAAGGTCATTAACAACAATGTAATTAGCGTCTACCAGTCCGATGGCACGGAACTCGTGGTGATGGGACGGGGGATTGCATTTAAGAAAAAGCCTGGAGACAAAGTGGACGAAACCAGAATTCAGAAGGTATTTGCTCTGAAAAACAAGCAGACGTCCGATAACTTCAAAATGCTGCTGCGCGAAGTTCCGCTTGATTTGATCGTGATCGTGGAAGAAATCATTAATGACGCCAAGCATAATCTGAACAGAAAGCTGAACGAAAATATTTATGTTTCTTTGACCGACCATATCAATTTCGCCGTGGAAAGATACCGGGAAGGATTGGAGATCAAAAACGCGTTATTGTGGGAAATCAAGCAGCTATACAAAGAAGAATTTGCAATTGGTCTGAAAACGCTGGAACAAATCAAACAAAGACTCGGTATTGAACTGCCTGTAGACGAAGCGGCTTTTATTGCGATTCACATCGTGAATGCTGAAATGAACGAAGAAGTCATTACCACCATGAGTATTACAAAGTTTATCCAGCAGATTATCAATATCGCCAAATATCATTTTAAGGTCGATTTTGACGAGGATTCTCTGAGCTATTTCCGTTTTATTACGCATCTGAAATTTTTCGCCCAGCGCGTATTTAAGGGGAATCACTACGAAAATAACTATGATCATTTGTACGACATGATTAAGGAAAAGCACAAGGAAGCCGCAGCCTGTACGGAGAAAATCGGAGCTTTTGTGAAAAAAGAATACAATCACGAATTGACGAATGAAGAAAAGTTGTATCTGACTGTGCATATTGAGCGGGTGGTGAACAGATAA
- a CDS encoding beta-glucoside-specific PTS transporter subunit IIABC — MSYEKLAKDIVHLVGGEENVVSLVHCATRLRFVLKDEAKADKGKLEKTDGIITVKQSGGQFQVVVGNKVPEVYNAIGKVSNILSETGQEDKSAKGNKGFGAVIDVISSIFAPLLGVMAGSGILKGLLLIASNLGWLQPKETTYMILYAAADSLFYFLPLLLAVTTARKFAGNIFVALTIAGGLLYPSIVTLKTEGTPTDFFGIPIVMMSYSSTVIPIILAVIVMSKLEKACNRFIHESVKNFVTPLILLVIMLPLTLMVFGPVGVYVGNGIAAGLVAAFSFSPLLAGAILGACWQLLVIFGVHWGLIPVFINNIAVNGRDGIKPSASASIFAQTGAAFGVMLKTKNKKLKTLAGSATLTALFGITEPAVYGVTLPLKRPFIAGVIGGAIGGAIIGQAGTQAFASGAPGLLTLPIFYGPGGQGFPGLILGITVSFLVSAILTYILGFEDPVEEEESTDNSTKESAPTAAVSNEEVLSPIEGTVVALSEVPDPAFASEAMGKGIAIQPTTGRVVAPFDGTITVAFKKKHALAIVSHHGAEVLVHVGVDTVKLDGKHFTSHIKEGDQVKAGDLLLEFDVEQIRAEGYPTITPVIITNSSEYTEILPIPQGDITEQTPLLKLSSASNEKEGIA, encoded by the coding sequence ATGAGTTATGAAAAACTGGCTAAAGATATCGTGCATCTGGTAGGTGGAGAAGAAAATGTAGTATCGCTCGTTCACTGTGCCACTCGCCTGCGTTTTGTGCTAAAAGATGAGGCAAAGGCAGACAAAGGAAAGCTGGAAAAAACCGATGGTATTATCACGGTCAAGCAGAGCGGCGGTCAGTTCCAGGTCGTCGTCGGCAACAAAGTGCCTGAGGTTTATAATGCAATCGGCAAAGTATCCAACATTTTGAGTGAAACTGGACAAGAAGACAAATCGGCTAAAGGCAACAAGGGATTTGGCGCTGTTATAGATGTCATTTCCAGTATTTTTGCACCGCTGCTCGGAGTTATGGCAGGGTCCGGTATTTTGAAAGGTCTGCTGCTGATCGCCAGCAACCTTGGCTGGCTGCAGCCGAAAGAAACGACCTACATGATTTTGTATGCTGCAGCTGACAGCTTGTTTTATTTTCTCCCCCTCTTGTTAGCGGTTACAACAGCCCGGAAATTTGCAGGCAACATCTTTGTTGCCCTGACGATTGCCGGAGGGTTGCTTTACCCGTCTATCGTCACATTGAAAACGGAAGGTACACCTACGGACTTCTTCGGTATTCCGATTGTCATGATGAGTTATTCGTCTACCGTCATTCCGATCATTTTAGCTGTCATCGTTATGAGTAAGCTGGAAAAAGCGTGCAATCGATTCATACATGAGAGTGTCAAAAACTTCGTTACACCGTTGATCTTACTAGTTATTATGCTTCCTCTGACTTTGATGGTCTTCGGACCCGTCGGGGTGTACGTAGGTAACGGGATTGCTGCCGGACTCGTTGCTGCGTTCAGCTTTAGTCCGCTGCTGGCTGGAGCAATCCTCGGCGCTTGCTGGCAGTTGCTCGTTATTTTCGGTGTACACTGGGGCCTTATACCTGTGTTTATTAACAACATTGCTGTTAACGGCAGAGACGGAATCAAGCCTTCTGCTTCAGCTTCCATCTTTGCTCAAACCGGCGCAGCATTTGGTGTCATGCTGAAAACTAAAAATAAAAAGCTGAAAACCCTGGCAGGCTCAGCTACACTTACCGCTTTGTTCGGCATCACGGAGCCAGCCGTCTATGGGGTTACGCTGCCGCTGAAGCGTCCGTTTATTGCCGGTGTTATCGGCGGTGCTATCGGTGGTGCGATTATCGGTCAAGCAGGAACGCAGGCATTCGCTTCTGGCGCACCTGGATTGCTGACCTTGCCAATCTTTTACGGTCCTGGCGGACAAGGCTTCCCGGGATTGATTCTAGGGATTACGGTATCATTTCTGGTTTCGGCCATTTTGACCTATATTTTGGGATTTGAAGATCCGGTAGAAGAAGAGGAAAGCACTGACAATTCGACTAAAGAATCTGCTCCTACAGCTGCTGTATCTAATGAAGAGGTTCTTAGCCCGATTGAAGGAACTGTGGTCGCTCTGTCGGAGGTTCCCGATCCCGCATTTGCTTCGGAAGCTATGGGTAAAGGTATCGCCATCCAACCGACAACGGGCAGAGTTGTAGCCCCATTCGATGGAACCATTACTGTGGCGTTCAAGAAAAAACATGCGCTTGCGATTGTTTCGCACCATGGTGCAGAAGTTCTGGTTCACGTCGGAGTAGATACGGTCAAGCTGGACGGTAAACATTTTACCTCCCATATCAAAGAAGGAGATCAGGTAAAAGCAGGAGATCTGCTGCTTGAGTTTGATGTTGAGCAAATCAGGGCAGAGGGTTATCCTACGATTACGCCAGTTATCATTACGAATTCTTCCGAATATACTGAAATCCTTCCCATCCCTCAAGGGGATATAACGGAGCAGACCCCGCTGTTGAAACTGTCTAGTGCTTCGAATGAAAAAGAGGGCATCGCCTGA
- a CDS encoding alanine/glycine:cation symporter family protein codes for MLEKWAEAVNGIIWSNPVVYVCLGVGLLFSIMTRFLQIRHLKEMIRLVFKGKSSEAGVSSFQAFTMALSGRVGTGNIAGIALAVGMGGPGAIFWMWVMAFIGSATAFVESTLAQVYKVKRDGLYRGGPAFYIEKGTGLKWFAVIFAVVALVAMCLLLPGTQSNSIAVAFHSSFGIDMKVSGILVVVLLALIIFGGVKRIAKVAEVVIPFMALGYILVSFYIMMTNITALPGVISLIFRSAFGMDSVFGGMVGTAIAWGVKRGIYSNEAGQGSGAHPAAAAEVSHPAKQGLVQAFSVYVDTFLVCTSTAFMVLFTGMYNVKGPGGDYIVHNLPGVEEGTQYTQAAIESVFPGFGSSLLAITLFFFAFTTIIAYYYIAETNMAYLVADHKAKWPMFVLKLVILGSTFYGTVVKESALAWTLGDMGVGIMLWVNLIAMILLAKPAFRVLKDYERQRKHGLDPVFDPEKVGIPNAEYWSKEYRQPADELTITVEPGKLQV; via the coding sequence ATGTTAGAGAAATGGGCAGAAGCAGTGAATGGCATCATCTGGAGTAATCCGGTGGTATATGTCTGTTTGGGCGTGGGCTTGTTATTTTCCATAATGACACGATTCCTGCAAATCAGGCATCTTAAAGAGATGATTCGCTTGGTATTTAAAGGGAAAAGCTCTGAGGCAGGTGTATCCTCCTTTCAGGCTTTTACAATGGCGCTATCAGGGCGTGTAGGGACGGGGAATATAGCAGGTATTGCCTTGGCTGTCGGCATGGGCGGACCGGGGGCGATATTTTGGATGTGGGTCATGGCTTTTATCGGGTCAGCTACGGCTTTTGTTGAATCCACACTGGCTCAGGTATATAAGGTAAAGCGCGATGGTTTGTACCGGGGTGGCCCTGCCTTTTATATTGAAAAAGGAACGGGGCTAAAATGGTTTGCTGTTATTTTTGCGGTTGTCGCACTGGTAGCTATGTGTTTGTTACTGCCGGGAACCCAGTCAAATTCCATTGCTGTAGCTTTCCACAGTTCGTTTGGGATAGATATGAAGGTTTCAGGGATTTTAGTTGTCGTTTTACTGGCACTTATTATCTTTGGCGGGGTAAAAAGAATTGCCAAGGTCGCTGAGGTGGTCATTCCTTTTATGGCCCTTGGCTACATTCTCGTCTCTTTCTATATTATGATGACGAATATCACTGCACTCCCGGGTGTAATCTCACTCATTTTCCGCAGTGCCTTTGGTATGGATTCCGTGTTCGGCGGCATGGTAGGAACAGCGATTGCTTGGGGCGTAAAGCGCGGGATTTACTCCAACGAAGCCGGACAAGGCTCCGGTGCGCATCCGGCTGCCGCTGCTGAAGTATCTCACCCGGCCAAGCAGGGGCTGGTTCAGGCATTTTCCGTATACGTAGATACCTTCTTGGTCTGTACGTCTACGGCTTTCATGGTTCTGTTCACAGGCATGTATAACGTGAAGGGACCTGGTGGCGATTATATTGTACACAATCTCCCTGGCGTCGAAGAAGGAACCCAATATACGCAGGCTGCTATAGAGTCGGTGTTTCCGGGCTTCGGCTCCAGTCTGCTGGCGATTACATTGTTCTTTTTCGCATTTACGACCATCATCGCTTATTACTACATTGCAGAAACGAATATGGCCTATCTCGTTGCGGACCACAAAGCCAAATGGCCCATGTTCGTCCTAAAACTGGTTATTCTGGGCTCGACGTTCTACGGAACGGTAGTCAAGGAATCAGCGTTGGCGTGGACCTTGGGGGATATGGGTGTCGGCATTATGCTCTGGGTGAATCTAATCGCCATGATTCTGCTGGCCAAGCCTGCCTTTCGCGTGCTTAAGGATTACGAACGGCAGCGAAAGCATGGGCTGGATCCGGTATTCGACCCGGAGAAGGTGGGGATTCCCAATGCCGAGTATTGGTCCAAGGAATACCGCCAGCCTGCTGATGAGCTAACGATCACCGTTGAACCGGGCAAGCTTCAAGTCTAG
- the yunB gene encoding sporulation protein YunB — MMRRPQWHSAPNRRRRGRRRVFFIVALALLVGIIQMAAYVEQHLKPPMMHLAKVRVKQMATEAINSAITAQVEQGKTADNLIEWRTDAQGRTSGFVLNYAEHMRITSDTLKAVKATMDSMSHFDESVPIGQALGSPLLAAYGPKVPLKVEPHGAIKVDLNTRQQDAGINMILVEVYIRITTEVSVVIPFEMQPQIVETEIPVSYLLVVGNVPMYYYDNQGKPVGKNGATAPQLALPSHTIESGGAPDSGIESVPAAQEEENPIRQTLTP; from the coding sequence ATGATGAGAAGACCGCAATGGCACAGCGCACCCAACAGAAGGCGACGCGGCAGACGCAGAGTATTTTTTATTGTGGCACTTGCGCTGCTGGTAGGGATTATACAGATGGCCGCTTATGTGGAGCAGCATTTGAAGCCGCCCATGATGCATTTGGCAAAAGTGCGGGTTAAGCAAATGGCGACAGAGGCTATCAATTCAGCGATTACGGCACAGGTAGAGCAGGGCAAGACAGCTGATAATCTGATCGAATGGAGAACGGATGCACAAGGGAGAACGTCCGGTTTTGTTCTCAATTATGCGGAGCACATGAGAATTACGTCAGATACGCTCAAAGCAGTCAAGGCAACAATGGACAGCATGAGCCATTTTGATGAGAGTGTTCCAATTGGTCAGGCATTGGGCAGCCCGCTGCTGGCAGCGTATGGCCCGAAGGTCCCCCTAAAGGTGGAGCCGCATGGAGCCATCAAGGTGGATTTGAATACCCGACAACAGGATGCGGGCATTAACATGATCCTGGTGGAAGTGTACATTCGGATTACGACGGAGGTGTCTGTAGTCATCCCGTTTGAGATGCAGCCTCAAATTGTGGAGACGGAAATCCCGGTATCTTATTTGTTGGTGGTGGGCAATGTTCCAATGTACTACTATGACAATCAGGGCAAGCCCGTTGGTAAAAATGGTGCAACTGCTCCACAGCTGGCGCTGCCTTCACATACGATAGAAAGTGGCGGCGCTCCAGATTCCGGTATAGAGAGTGTTCCAGCAGCACAGGAAGAGGAAAATCCCATCCGTCAAACTTTAACGCCATAA
- a CDS encoding methylated-DNA--[protein]-cysteine S-methyltransferase, whose product MENQTNKTIYWSLLTHKDWNLYIAATSKGLCYVGSPNQPVAELISWVGNRFPGSSVVEEATFLQPYAKELIEYFQGERTNFTIQFDFQGTVFQMAVWSALCDIPYGETQSYSDIAHAIQKPASVRAVGAAIGANPILITIPCHRVIGKNGALTGYRGGLDMKVKLLQLERGE is encoded by the coding sequence ATGGAAAATCAAACGAATAAGACGATCTATTGGTCATTGTTGACCCATAAGGATTGGAATTTATATATTGCAGCCACATCTAAAGGACTATGTTATGTAGGCTCGCCCAATCAACCTGTAGCGGAATTGATTTCATGGGTAGGGAATCGGTTTCCCGGCAGTTCTGTAGTTGAAGAGGCTACGTTCTTACAGCCCTATGCCAAGGAGCTGATTGAATATTTTCAAGGAGAACGAACAAATTTTACCATTCAGTTTGACTTTCAAGGAACTGTGTTCCAAATGGCGGTGTGGAGCGCGCTATGTGACATTCCGTATGGGGAAACACAATCCTACTCAGATATTGCCCATGCTATACAAAAGCCTGCATCTGTACGTGCGGTGGGAGCTGCGATCGGTGCTAATCCGATTTTGATTACCATTCCATGTCACCGGGTTATCGGCAAAAATGGGGCTTTGACCGGATATCGTGGCGGTTTGGATATGAAAGTAAAGCTCTTGCAGCTCGAACGAGGCGAATGA
- a CDS encoding DNA-3-methyladenine glycosylase family protein gives MQTVITKNFDYGEKEIHYLKNADAVLGAAISQMGRVERVIIPDLFAALVHAIVGQLISAKAVETIWARMQEKLGAMTPQNIAIQAAEHIQSCGITMKKAVCILNIAQTIEQGLLDLQELYELSDPQVIQKLSSLQGIGPWTAEMMLINCMERPDVVSWGDIAIRRGMMKLYNLDTLTRKQFEEYRRAYSPYGSVASIYLWSISFR, from the coding sequence ATGCAAACTGTAATCACCAAAAACTTTGACTATGGGGAAAAGGAAATCCATTATCTGAAAAACGCAGATGCCGTACTTGGCGCAGCTATATCGCAAATGGGCAGAGTAGAACGGGTAATCATTCCGGATCTGTTCGCGGCGCTTGTTCATGCCATAGTTGGACAGCTTATCTCTGCCAAGGCGGTTGAAACCATATGGGCTAGAATGCAGGAGAAGTTAGGTGCGATGACTCCACAAAATATTGCTATCCAGGCGGCCGAGCATATTCAAAGCTGTGGCATTACCATGAAAAAGGCCGTATGTATCCTGAACATAGCCCAAACGATAGAACAGGGCTTGCTGGATTTACAGGAATTATATGAACTCTCCGATCCGCAGGTGATCCAAAAACTGTCCTCACTGCAGGGGATAGGCCCTTGGACGGCTGAAATGATGTTGATTAATTGTATGGAGCGTCCAGATGTCGTCAGTTGGGGCGATATCGCTATTCGGCGGGGAATGATGAAGCTATATAATCTGGATACGCTTACCAGGAAGCAGTTCGAGGAGTATAGAAGAGCCTATTCGCCCTATGGATCGGTCGCCTCGATTTATTTGTGGAGCATTTCATTTCGTTAG
- a CDS encoding DNA alkylation repair protein has product MEKTIREQILSSVDTDFQKFTAALLPTIDNVLGVRLPVLRKLAQDIAKGDWRFYLETAESDYFEEVMLQGMVIGYVKMDIDEALSYVTKFVPKIDNWSVCDSFCAGLKFTKNHKERVWEFIQPYLFSKKEYEIRFGVVMLLNFYIEEPYINQVLELLDQTHREDYYVQMAVAWAISICYIKLPEITMHYLQNSTLDDFTFNKALQKIIESYRVDQATKTIMRSMKRKRK; this is encoded by the coding sequence TTGGAAAAAACAATTAGAGAACAAATACTGTCGAGCGTGGATACGGACTTTCAGAAGTTCACGGCTGCATTGCTTCCGACCATTGATAATGTACTAGGCGTACGTCTTCCGGTATTGCGCAAGCTGGCTCAGGATATTGCCAAAGGAGATTGGCGTTTCTATCTCGAAACTGCTGAAAGTGATTACTTCGAGGAAGTGATGCTGCAGGGCATGGTTATTGGCTATGTGAAAATGGATATAGATGAAGCGTTAAGTTATGTCACCAAATTTGTGCCTAAAATTGATAATTGGTCCGTATGCGACAGCTTTTGTGCCGGATTGAAGTTTACGAAAAATCATAAGGAACGGGTGTGGGAGTTTATACAGCCCTATCTATTCTCCAAAAAAGAATATGAAATTCGGTTTGGCGTGGTTATGCTTCTCAATTTTTATATTGAGGAACCGTATATTAATCAGGTGCTTGAATTACTGGATCAGACTCATCGTGAGGATTACTATGTACAAATGGCGGTAGCATGGGCGATATCCATCTGCTATATCAAGCTGCCGGAGATTACGATGCATTACTTGCAGAACAGTACGCTGGACGATTTTACGTTCAATAAAGCTCTGCAAAAGATCATCGAATCATACCGGGTGGATCAGGCAACAAAAACAATCATGCGCAGTATGAAGCGAAAAAGAAAATAG
- a CDS encoding bifunctional transcriptional activator/DNA repair enzyme AdaA, with protein sequence METSDLSITDDMWRAIVENDKSYDGVFWYAVKTTGIFCRPSCKSRPPKKENIRVFKTAEQALAEQFRPCKRCKPTGQHLPDHEWMAWVTEYVNSHYMEDLSLHILAEISHGSPYHLHRTFKRIMHITPMEYIQQTRLAQARKQLIGSDKSVAEVGKSVGLSNTPYFITLFKKNMGCTPLQYRQLKSQEAQNGGIQHGKSNE encoded by the coding sequence ATGGAAACATCTGATTTGTCTATAACTGATGACATGTGGAGAGCTATTGTGGAAAATGACAAGTCTTATGACGGCGTTTTTTGGTACGCTGTAAAGACAACAGGCATATTTTGTCGCCCCTCCTGCAAATCCCGTCCTCCGAAGAAAGAAAACATTCGTGTATTTAAAACAGCAGAGCAGGCTTTGGCAGAGCAATTTCGTCCATGCAAAAGGTGCAAACCGACAGGACAGCATTTGCCTGATCATGAATGGATGGCATGGGTTACAGAATATGTGAATTCTCACTATATGGAAGACCTATCATTGCACATTCTTGCTGAAATAAGTCATGGAAGCCCGTACCATTTACATCGCACCTTCAAGCGGATCATGCATATAACCCCGATGGAATATATTCAACAAACCCGATTGGCGCAAGCCAGGAAACAGCTGATTGGCTCGGATAAGTCGGTGGCGGAAGTGGGGAAGAGCGTAGGTTTGTCCAATACTCCTTACTTTATTACGTTATTTAAAAAGAATATGGGCTGCACTCCGTTGCAATATCGTCAGCTCAAATCCCAGGAAGCACAAAATGGAGGTATACAGCATGGAAAATCAAACGAATAA
- a CDS encoding SPL family radical SAM protein, whose translation MKNEYFYKNPKTLLNKGTGFLSGYTHSLNPYTGCTFGCSYCYVRQLPVSTFRKEAWGTWVDIKNQAADILRKELRRAKSKGKVTIFMSSSTDPYQPIEYKEEVTRSLLEVMLEDPPDFLLVQTRSPLVRRDADLLLRLEDRVRVSMTIETDREDIRKHFTPDAPPIQARFKTLQLLKEAGVPAQATIAPILPSSEHFADKLWPLVNRVCIDDYFMGDGSGGRRTRSLNIGALYESLGLEDWYHPTAYKMVYERFLHVFPEEQLHMSKEGFLP comes from the coding sequence ATGAAAAATGAGTATTTTTACAAAAATCCCAAAACTCTTCTGAATAAAGGGACAGGCTTCCTGTCAGGGTATACACACTCGTTGAACCCATATACAGGCTGTACCTTTGGCTGCTCATATTGCTATGTGCGTCAATTGCCAGTCTCTACGTTCCGGAAGGAAGCTTGGGGGACATGGGTAGATATCAAAAATCAGGCGGCAGATATTCTTCGCAAGGAGCTTCGCAGGGCCAAATCAAAAGGCAAAGTCACGATTTTTATGTCGTCCAGCACGGACCCTTATCAGCCTATTGAGTACAAGGAAGAGGTGACCCGTTCATTACTGGAAGTGATGCTGGAAGATCCGCCGGATTTTCTGTTGGTGCAGACGCGCAGTCCTCTTGTACGACGGGATGCTGACTTACTGCTCCGATTAGAGGACCGCGTACGGGTGAGTATGACGATCGAAACAGATCGCGAGGATATCCGCAAGCATTTCACACCGGATGCGCCTCCCATTCAGGCCCGTTTCAAAACACTCCAACTGTTAAAAGAGGCAGGAGTACCAGCGCAGGCCACCATCGCTCCCATACTTCCAAGCAGCGAACATTTTGCCGACAAGCTTTGGCCTCTGGTCAACCGTGTCTGTATTGATGATTATTTTATGGGGGACGGCAGTGGAGGAAGGCGGACACGAAGCTTGAATATCGGTGCGCTATATGAGTCGTTGGGGCTGGAAGATTGGTATCACCCAACTGCTTACAAAATGGTTTATGAGCGTTTCCTTCATGTTTTTCCTGAAGAACAGCTCCATATGAGCAAGGAAGGATTTTTACCCTGA